The following proteins are co-located in the Bacillus pumilus genome:
- a CDS encoding DUF5362 family protein, whose product MQQTEKIIQSLHSIAKWGKVGSIFLYISGGLSILIGFWLVLPAALGVFLIMMGIHVQKSVKAAEQLIQAPDTSYEDLLEQYAKMMKMQTLFAISSIAAVILSFIAIILMLVLGGLAFLQEIPSDVQQYEGDYEQELGDFY is encoded by the coding sequence TTGCAACAAACTGAAAAAATCATTCAATCTCTTCATTCAATAGCAAAGTGGGGAAAAGTTGGTAGTATCTTTCTCTATATTTCAGGTGGACTTTCGATCCTTATTGGGTTTTGGCTTGTTCTTCCTGCTGCCCTTGGCGTTTTCCTCATTATGATGGGGATACATGTACAAAAATCTGTGAAAGCAGCTGAACAATTGATTCAAGCTCCTGATACTTCTTACGAAGACTTGTTAGAACAATATGCTAAGATGATGAAAATGCAGACACTGTTCGCCATTTCAAGTATTGCCGCAGTCATTCTCTCATTCATCGCCATCATTTTGATGCTTGTACTAGGAGGACTAGCCTTTCTCCAAGAGATCCCTAGTGATGTCCAGCAGTACGAAGGTGATTACGAACAAGAACTCGGTGACTTTTATTAA
- the rpmG gene encoding 50S ribosomal protein L33 produces MRVKITLACTETGDRNYITTKNKRTNPDRLELKKYSPRLKKYTLHRETK; encoded by the coding sequence ATGCGTGTGAAAATCACCTTAGCCTGTACTGAAACAGGTGACAGAAACTATATCACTACAAAAAATAAACGAACAAATCCAGACCGATTGGAATTAAAAAAATATTCTCCTCGATTAAAGAAATATACCCTTCATAGAGAAACAAAATAA
- a CDS encoding GTP-binding protein → MNKRIPVTVLSGFLGAGKTTILNHVLQNRKGLKVAVIVNDMSEINIDAELVKQGGELSRSDEKLVELSNGCICCTLREDLLIEVERLCKAGNIDYIVIESTGISEPIPVAQTFSYIDEEMGIDLTRFCRLDTMVTVVDANRFWTDFQSGESLLDRKEAVSDDDEREISDLLIDQIEFCDVLIINKCDLVSPSELDRLEHVLTTLQPEATIIRTTKGKVQPSDILNTGLFDFEKSSASAGWIKEINAGHSQHTPETEEYQISSFVYERRLPFHTGRLNNWLDQMPEQIVRAKGFTWLATHNDLTILISQAGKSVAIEPIAYWIDALSEQEKARILNQEPELLDEWDAEFGDRHTKLVFIGVDLPKADIIRTLDQCLLTPEEFDQDWTTFEDPFQWKIHN, encoded by the coding sequence ATGAATAAACGAATACCTGTTACAGTATTAAGCGGCTTTTTAGGAGCGGGAAAAACAACGATATTAAATCATGTTCTTCAAAATCGTAAAGGATTAAAAGTAGCTGTTATTGTAAATGACATGAGTGAAATTAATATTGATGCGGAATTAGTCAAGCAAGGCGGCGAGCTCTCTCGATCAGATGAGAAACTTGTTGAACTATCTAATGGTTGTATTTGCTGCACATTGAGAGAGGATTTATTAATCGAAGTAGAACGCCTTTGTAAGGCTGGTAATATCGATTATATCGTCATTGAGTCAACAGGTATTAGTGAACCAATCCCTGTCGCTCAAACTTTTTCTTACATCGATGAAGAAATGGGCATAGACTTGACACGCTTTTGCCGGCTAGACACGATGGTAACAGTGGTAGATGCAAACCGTTTCTGGACTGATTTCCAATCTGGAGAAAGTCTATTAGATCGTAAAGAAGCCGTTTCCGATGATGATGAACGTGAAATTTCCGATTTACTCATTGATCAAATTGAATTTTGTGACGTGCTGATTATCAATAAATGTGATCTTGTATCACCATCAGAACTAGATCGACTTGAGCACGTGCTAACCACACTTCAACCAGAAGCAACTATCATAAGAACCACAAAAGGTAAAGTACAGCCAAGCGACATTTTGAATACTGGTTTATTCGACTTTGAAAAATCCAGTGCTTCTGCTGGCTGGATAAAAGAAATCAACGCTGGACATTCTCAGCATACGCCGGAAACAGAAGAATACCAAATCTCATCATTTGTTTATGAAAGAAGACTCCCTTTTCATACCGGCAGGCTGAATAATTGGTTAGATCAGATGCCTGAGCAGATTGTTCGCGCTAAAGGATTTACATGGCTTGCCACACATAATGATTTAACCATTTTAATTTCACAAGCCGGAAAATCCGTGGCAATTGAACCTATTGCATACTGGATTGATGCCTTGTCCGAGCAAGAAAAAGCACGGATTTTAAATCAGGAACCAGAGCTTCTTGATGAGTGGGACGCAGAGTTTGGCGATCGACATACTAAACTGGTTTTTATCGGTGTGGACTTACCTAAAGCAGATATCATTCGCACACTTGATCAATGCTTACTCACTCCTGAGGAATTTGATCAAGATTGGACAACGTTTGAAGACCCCTTTCAATGGAAAATACACAATTAA
- the rpsN gene encoding 30S ribosomal protein S14: MAKKSKIAKEKKRQQLVLKYAELRKELKEKGDFEALQKLPRDSSPTRLKNRCELTGRPRGYLRKFKMSRIAFRELAYKGHIPGVKKSSW, translated from the coding sequence ATGGCAAAGAAATCAAAGATTGCTAAAGAAAAAAAGCGGCAGCAGCTTGTTTTGAAATATGCGGAATTAAGGAAAGAGTTAAAAGAAAAAGGTGACTTTGAAGCTTTGCAGAAATTACCTAGAGATTCCTCTCCCACTCGCTTAAAAAACCGCTGTGAATTAACGGGCCGTCCTAGAGGTTACTTACGGAAGTTCAAAATGTCTAGGATTGCTTTTCGTGAGCTTGCTTATAAAGGCCATATCCCAGGAGTGAAAAAATCGAGCTGGTAA
- the moaA gene encoding GTP 3',8-cyclase MoaA, which translates to MVSILDKRHRSLRDLRISVTDRCNFRCTYCMPAEIFGPDFPFLNKEELLSFEEIERLATLFAKDLGVVKLRITGGEPLMRKDLSILIEKLAKIPGIEDIAMTTNGTLLPLYADKLKKAGLQRVTISLDSLNPERFKQMNGRHISIQKVFDGIKAAKKAGLAIKINMVVQKGVNDQDILPMADYFKKEGHILRFIEFMDVGNTNKWNLEHVMTKKEIIDLIDSKYPIKPEPPRYAGEVANRFFYEDGSGEIGIISSVSDAFCGSCNRARLSARGELFTCLFASSGFDLKRIIRTTENDEDITKILKELWSNRHDQYSAEREQKKDQKKVEMSYIGG; encoded by the coding sequence ATGGTCAGTATTTTGGATAAAAGACATCGATCATTGCGCGATTTAAGAATCTCGGTAACCGATCGCTGTAACTTTAGATGTACGTACTGTATGCCTGCTGAAATCTTTGGACCAGATTTTCCTTTTTTGAATAAAGAAGAGCTGCTTAGTTTCGAAGAAATTGAACGACTTGCTACCCTTTTTGCAAAGGACTTAGGTGTGGTGAAATTACGCATCACGGGCGGTGAACCTTTAATGCGTAAAGATTTGTCCATCTTAATAGAAAAGCTCGCAAAAATCCCAGGAATCGAAGACATCGCTATGACAACCAATGGAACGCTTTTACCTTTATATGCTGATAAGTTAAAGAAAGCAGGTCTTCAGAGAGTTACTATTAGTTTGGATTCATTAAATCCCGAACGTTTTAAGCAAATGAATGGAAGGCATATTTCCATCCAAAAAGTGTTTGATGGAATTAAGGCTGCAAAAAAGGCTGGACTTGCTATTAAGATCAATATGGTTGTCCAAAAAGGTGTGAATGATCAGGATATCTTACCAATGGCAGACTATTTTAAAAAAGAAGGACACATTCTGAGATTTATCGAATTTATGGATGTCGGCAATACAAATAAATGGAATCTAGAGCATGTGATGACGAAAAAAGAGATAATTGATCTGATTGATTCAAAATATCCTATCAAACCAGAACCCCCTCGATATGCGGGTGAAGTAGCCAATCGCTTTTTTTACGAAGATGGTTCAGGAGAGATTGGCATTATTTCTTCTGTCTCAGATGCTTTTTGTGGATCATGTAATAGAGCAAGGCTATCTGCACGCGGTGAATTGTTCACATGTCTCTTTGCATCTTCGGGTTTTGATCTGAAACGGATCATTCGTACGACAGAAAATGATGAAGATATAACGAAAATATTGAAGGAGCTATGGTCAAATAGACATGATCAATATTCAGCCGAGAGAGAGCAAAAGAAAGATCAGAAAAAAGTTGAGATGTCATACATCGGTGGGTAG
- the fdhD gene encoding formate dehydrogenase accessory sulfurtransferase FdhD encodes MNPSVKTKRVIHQYREGKFTCKTDEVVEEFPLTVMVNGEEFVTLVCSPEHLKELVIGFLASEGVIRFENEIKRFTIDESMGFAYVDLIHSSRFHSSDFTKRVIGSCCGKGRHFYFLQDVKTAKTAIDQINISAETCMHLMKCLQDESQLFRHTGGVHNAGLCDTEKLFITRTDIGRHNALDKIYGYCLLHRIPLRDKILVFSGRISSEVLLKAAKLGVSIVISKSAPTELALKMAEELNITTVGFVRGGSFNIYTHHQRITE; translated from the coding sequence ATGAATCCTTCTGTTAAAACGAAACGAGTCATACACCAATATCGTGAAGGAAAATTTACCTGCAAAACAGATGAAGTTGTAGAAGAATTTCCTTTAACTGTGATGGTGAATGGAGAAGAGTTTGTGACACTCGTTTGTTCACCAGAGCATTTGAAAGAATTGGTTATCGGCTTTTTAGCTTCAGAAGGAGTCATTCGATTTGAAAATGAGATTAAAAGGTTTACAATAGATGAAAGTATGGGCTTTGCATATGTTGATTTAATCCACTCAAGTCGTTTTCATTCATCAGACTTTACAAAACGAGTGATTGGTTCTTGCTGTGGGAAAGGGAGACACTTTTATTTTCTCCAAGATGTGAAGACTGCAAAAACAGCCATTGATCAAATTAACATTTCTGCTGAAACCTGTATGCACTTAATGAAGTGTTTACAAGACGAAAGCCAATTATTTCGACATACTGGTGGTGTGCATAATGCTGGACTGTGTGACACAGAGAAGCTATTCATCACTAGAACTGATATAGGAAGACATAATGCTTTGGATAAAATCTATGGATATTGTTTACTTCACCGAATCCCACTTAGAGATAAAATCCTTGTGTTTAGCGGCCGGATATCGTCGGAAGTTCTGTTGAAGGCAGCGAAACTAGGAGTATCTATTGTGATATCAAAATCAGCACCTACAGAGCTAGCGCTTAAAATGGCAGAAGAATTAAATATCACGACAGTTGGATTCGTCAGAGGAGGATCTTTTAATATCTATACTCATCACCAGCGTATTACAGAATAG
- a CDS encoding L-lactate MFS transporter has product MNKSKNRWLIATSAVGIHLSIGSVYAWSVFTNPLHQTFQWSLTEISLTFSIAILFLGLSAAFMGHFVEKYGPRASGLFSAIFFGIGMTGSGFAVHMSSLPLLYLFYGVLAGIGLGVGYIAPVSTLVKWFPDRRGLATGLAIMGFGFASLICSPIIQFLIEKVDIANTFYILGLSYFTIMVISSLYLSPPTPDDIKQFDVLKTSQRKFPQDLSQLTANEAIKTRRFYYLWLMLFINITCGIAIISVASPLAQESVGFTAGAAATLVGVLGAFNGLGRIGWASFSDYIGRPNTYTIFFSIQLIAFPLLPYLKEPLIFSIVMAIIYTCYGGGFASIPAYIGDLFGTKQLGAIHGYILTAWAAAGLAGPLFSSFIRDITGNYTQSLMVFSGLFFIAFILSLLIRKDIQQLRESNLTATSSVTARP; this is encoded by the coding sequence ATGAACAAATCAAAAAATCGTTGGCTCATTGCGACAAGTGCTGTGGGAATCCATTTATCTATTGGGTCTGTTTATGCATGGAGTGTTTTTACGAATCCTTTACATCAAACCTTTCAGTGGTCATTAACAGAAATAAGCCTCACCTTCAGCATTGCTATTTTATTTTTAGGTTTATCTGCTGCTTTCATGGGACATTTCGTTGAAAAGTATGGCCCAAGGGCATCGGGGCTCTTCTCAGCTATTTTCTTTGGCATTGGAATGACTGGGTCAGGGTTCGCTGTCCACATGTCTTCACTGCCTCTCCTCTATTTATTTTATGGTGTACTTGCTGGAATAGGATTAGGTGTAGGCTATATTGCACCTGTATCAACATTAGTCAAATGGTTTCCGGATCGAAGAGGACTTGCAACCGGTTTAGCCATTATGGGTTTTGGATTTGCTTCACTTATCTGCAGCCCAATTATTCAATTTCTCATTGAAAAAGTTGATATCGCAAATACCTTTTATATTCTTGGACTCTCCTATTTTACGATCATGGTGATCTCATCTCTTTATTTATCACCACCAACGCCAGATGACATCAAACAATTTGACGTGTTGAAAACAAGTCAAAGAAAATTCCCTCAAGATTTATCACAGCTCACAGCAAATGAAGCGATCAAAACACGGCGTTTTTATTATTTGTGGCTCATGCTCTTTATTAATATCACGTGCGGAATTGCCATTATTTCAGTAGCGTCGCCTCTTGCTCAAGAAAGTGTTGGATTCACTGCAGGCGCTGCAGCTACTCTTGTTGGTGTTTTAGGTGCTTTTAATGGGCTAGGACGAATTGGCTGGGCATCCTTCTCTGATTATATCGGAAGGCCAAATACGTATACGATTTTCTTTAGTATACAGCTCATCGCTTTTCCCTTACTTCCCTACTTAAAAGAACCACTTATCTTTTCAATCGTGATGGCGATCATTTATACGTGCTATGGAGGGGGGTTTGCCTCAATTCCAGCCTATATTGGAGATTTGTTTGGTACGAAACAACTTGGTGCAATACACGGTTATATTCTGACCGCTTGGGCCGCTGCTGGTTTAGCAGGACCTTTATTTTCATCCTTTATTCGAGATATAACAGGCAATTACACACAAAGTCTCATGGTGTTCTCTGGCTTATTTTTCATTGCTTTTATCCTATCTCTTCTCATTCGGAAGGATATTCAACAGCTTAGAGAATCAAACCTTACTGCTACTTCTTCTGTCACAGCCCGTCCTTAA
- a CDS encoding FdhF/YdeP family oxidoreductase yields the protein MGKTKHKGPVKLNKKPSPKLWASFAPMGLGKVKPKHIRDTMKVAWENKDNLPYAYRILTQGVCDGCALGVSGLYDQTLAGPHICTTRLNVLRLNTMPAIDPKWFEDIHQLKKMDSTSLRKLGRIPYPLIRKKGQNAFTRISWDDALDQIAAKIKSIDKRQLAFYLTARGITNEVYYTAAKAARFIGTNHIDNASRICHSPSKTALKRSLGIGASSCNYSDWIGTDVLVFWGSVAANNQPVSTKYMYAAKKKGTKIIVINPYKEPAMEKYWVPSIPESALFGTKIADDFYQVNIGGDIAFMNGVIKHWFDMEQHAPHSALDHEFIQAHTTGIKDLKQHVEQLKWEDLEASSGLSKERMKEFAVLLANANSGVFIWSMGLTQHRFATDNISQVANLAMLRGFIGRKHCGVMPIRGHSGVQGSGEMGADPFVLPGSDFDEENIERIEKIWGFDIPKWHGDTIGQSFEKMALPKEHPQKLSMLFTSGGNFLETMPNPEAIEKALSGLELRVHQDIILNTSTLVEAEETVIVLPAMTRYEQPGGGTSTSTERMVYFSPEIEGPRIEEARAEWDIYIDLAKRVRPEDAELIHFEHAEDIRREIAIANRNYDGIQHLRHKGDVFQWGGAWLCEDGACPTPDGKGHLLPAQLPQYRKTEGHFNITTRRGKQFNSMIYSEKDAFNGGKRHSILMNEEDAKELYVQEGDPVVLFNQYGSYQGAAQFGELKRGNIAVYWPEGNVLIPKGVYESYSQIPEYNTTAILEKAETFHARKDQHYVEKRIDELETTLN from the coding sequence ATGGGGAAAACAAAACACAAGGGGCCTGTTAAACTCAACAAAAAACCCTCACCAAAGCTATGGGCCTCTTTTGCTCCTATGGGGCTTGGAAAAGTGAAACCTAAGCACATTCGGGATACGATGAAGGTGGCTTGGGAAAACAAAGATAACCTCCCTTACGCGTACCGTATTTTAACGCAGGGCGTTTGTGACGGCTGCGCCCTTGGTGTATCAGGTTTATACGATCAGACACTTGCAGGACCCCATATATGCACAACAAGGCTAAATGTGCTTCGCCTTAACACAATGCCAGCTATTGACCCAAAATGGTTCGAAGATATTCATCAGCTAAAAAAAATGGATAGTACCTCTCTGCGTAAGCTTGGGCGTATTCCTTATCCACTGATCCGAAAAAAAGGGCAAAATGCCTTTACACGTATTTCTTGGGATGATGCATTAGATCAAATCGCTGCTAAAATCAAATCAATTGACAAACGACAGCTCGCTTTCTACTTAACAGCCAGAGGAATTACAAATGAAGTTTATTATACCGCTGCGAAGGCTGCACGATTTATAGGAACAAATCATATCGATAATGCTTCCCGCATTTGCCATTCACCGAGCAAAACCGCTCTTAAACGTTCCCTTGGCATAGGTGCTTCTAGCTGTAATTACAGTGATTGGATCGGAACGGATGTATTGGTTTTTTGGGGATCAGTCGCAGCAAACAATCAGCCTGTTTCCACTAAATATATGTACGCTGCTAAAAAGAAAGGAACTAAAATTATTGTCATTAATCCGTATAAAGAGCCTGCGATGGAAAAGTACTGGGTTCCCTCTATTCCAGAAAGTGCTTTATTCGGAACAAAAATAGCTGATGATTTTTACCAAGTCAATATAGGCGGCGATATTGCGTTTATGAACGGCGTCATCAAACATTGGTTTGATATGGAGCAGCATGCTCCTCACTCCGCTCTTGACCATGAATTTATTCAAGCCCATACAACTGGCATAAAGGATTTAAAGCAACATGTCGAACAGTTGAAGTGGGAGGACCTAGAAGCATCGTCAGGCTTGTCAAAAGAAAGAATGAAGGAATTCGCAGTCCTCCTTGCCAATGCCAATTCTGGCGTTTTTATTTGGAGTATGGGTCTTACCCAGCATCGATTTGCAACAGATAATATATCGCAAGTCGCAAACCTTGCCATGTTACGTGGATTTATTGGCAGAAAACATTGTGGCGTCATGCCGATTCGCGGACATAGTGGTGTCCAGGGTTCAGGCGAAATGGGCGCCGATCCATTTGTTTTGCCAGGCAGTGATTTTGATGAAGAGAATATTGAAAGAATTGAGAAGATATGGGGATTTGACATTCCGAAATGGCATGGTGATACCATCGGTCAATCGTTTGAAAAGATGGCTCTCCCAAAAGAACACCCGCAAAAACTCAGCATGCTGTTTACTAGCGGTGGAAACTTTTTAGAAACGATGCCAAATCCAGAAGCGATCGAAAAAGCATTATCTGGGCTCGAACTCCGTGTCCATCAAGATATCATTTTGAATACCTCTACACTGGTAGAGGCAGAAGAGACGGTGATTGTTCTGCCTGCTATGACAAGGTATGAACAGCCAGGCGGCGGTACGTCAACCAGTACGGAACGCATGGTATATTTCAGTCCGGAAATTGAAGGACCTCGTATTGAAGAAGCCAGAGCAGAATGGGACATTTATATTGATCTTGCGAAAAGGGTCCGACCAGAGGATGCCGAGCTGATTCATTTTGAACATGCTGAAGACATTCGCCGCGAGATTGCCATCGCAAATCGAAACTATGATGGCATACAGCATTTGCGTCATAAAGGAGACGTTTTCCAATGGGGAGGCGCATGGCTTTGCGAAGATGGTGCATGTCCAACACCGGACGGCAAGGGACACCTTCTTCCTGCCCAGCTGCCTCAATACCGGAAAACTGAGGGGCATTTCAATATTACGACAAGACGAGGTAAACAATTTAACTCTATGATCTACAGTGAAAAGGATGCCTTTAATGGCGGAAAGCGTCATTCTATCTTGATGAATGAAGAAGATGCAAAAGAGCTTTACGTCCAAGAAGGTGATCCAGTTGTTCTTTTTAATCAATATGGGTCCTATCAAGGAGCTGCTCAATTCGGGGAATTGAAGCGGGGAAATATCGCTGTTTATTGGCCTGAAGGGAACGTTTTAATTCCTAAAGGTGTTTATGAGAGCTATTCACAGATTCCAGAATATAATACGACTGCGATATTAGAAAAAGCCGAAACCTTTCATGCAAGAAAAGATCAGCACTACGTGGAGAAACGAATTGATGAATTAGAAACGACTTTAAATTGA
- a CDS encoding VWA domain-containing protein has product MKKNIVLTILASLVLLLSSPAHAVTKQEPAHVVILLDLSGSMAQSVEGEKKIDIAKRSIQSFASILSEDTQVLLRVFGHEGTNKNAGKAVSCASSEAVYGFGTYEQTTFQQALNVYGPTGWTPLAKALTDTKQDFEDHQAEGKNIVYVVSDGEETCGGSPSQAAKELHEDGIDTIVNIIGFDVNEKEAKSLKSVAKAGGGQYQPAANAEELKQILQQEASTFGQ; this is encoded by the coding sequence ATGAAAAAAAATATTGTATTAACCATTTTAGCTAGTCTTGTCTTGCTTCTTTCTTCACCAGCTCATGCTGTGACAAAACAGGAGCCTGCTCATGTGGTCATATTACTCGATTTAAGCGGCAGCATGGCACAATCGGTTGAGGGAGAAAAGAAAATCGATATCGCAAAACGTTCTATTCAAAGCTTCGCAAGTATTTTATCAGAAGATACGCAAGTCCTGCTTCGTGTATTTGGTCATGAAGGGACCAATAAAAATGCAGGAAAAGCCGTTTCATGTGCAAGTTCTGAAGCCGTTTATGGATTTGGAACATATGAGCAAACAACATTTCAGCAAGCGCTGAATGTGTATGGTCCAACAGGCTGGACACCACTAGCAAAAGCATTAACTGATACGAAACAAGATTTTGAAGATCACCAGGCTGAAGGGAAAAATATCGTATATGTTGTCAGCGATGGTGAAGAAACGTGTGGTGGAAGCCCTTCTCAAGCAGCAAAGGAATTACATGAAGACGGTATTGATACAATCGTCAATATCATTGGCTTCGATGTGAATGAAAAAGAAGCAAAAAGTCTAAAATCTGTTGCAAAAGCTGGTGGTGGACAATATCAACCGGCAGCAAATGCAGAAGAATTGAAACAGATTCTTCAACAAGAAGCGAGCACTTTTGGTCAGTAG
- a CDS encoding VWA domain-containing protein, translated as MLKKVFTLVALAVLTLSMSISSPVFAEATAAKKHKNDVRVTILLDASGSMARKVDGERKFDLAKQEVFKFAQSLPKDAKIRMSLFGSEGNNKNSGKAQSCEVIRGVYGVQPYEKQSFENSLNGLGPNGWTPIARALESAKQTDKQLHEGTKHIVYLITDGEETCGGDPVKVAKELHQSKGSTVVNVIGLDFNDGYEGQLKQVAKAGKGHYYQASTGKEMGSILTAESLKLHE; from the coding sequence ATGTTGAAAAAAGTATTTACACTCGTAGCCTTAGCTGTATTGACATTATCCATGTCAATCTCTTCACCAGTGTTTGCAGAAGCAACAGCAGCCAAAAAACATAAGAATGATGTAAGAGTCACAATTTTACTTGATGCAAGTGGAAGCATGGCAAGAAAAGTAGATGGAGAGCGCAAATTTGATCTCGCAAAACAAGAGGTATTTAAATTTGCCCAGTCACTTCCGAAAGACGCTAAAATTCGTATGAGCTTGTTTGGTTCTGAAGGAAACAACAAAAATTCAGGTAAAGCTCAATCATGTGAAGTCATTAGAGGAGTTTACGGCGTACAGCCTTACGAAAAGCAAAGCTTTGAAAACTCTTTAAACGGACTTGGACCAAACGGCTGGACACCGATTGCACGTGCCCTTGAAAGTGCAAAGCAAACGGATAAGCAGCTTCATGAGGGAACAAAACATATTGTGTATTTAATTACTGATGGTGAAGAAACTTGTGGCGGAGATCCTGTGAAGGTAGCAAAAGAATTGCATCAATCAAAAGGATCTACTGTTGTCAATGTCATCGGATTAGACTTTAACGATGGCTATGAAGGCCAATTAAAGCAAGTAGCCAAAGCTGGTAAAGGTCACTACTACCAAGCAAGTACTGGTAAAGAAATGGGTTCTATCTTAACGGCAGAATCATTAAAACTACACGAATAA
- the spoIID gene encoding stage II sporulation protein D, which yields MKPMIWTIAGICIIILMIPTLLVLPTFQGKPAASQHVAAEPSVKKEVKGSVKLKQSPVSIPVYRSTHQQVENIPLEEYVIGVVASEMPADFEMEALKAQALAARTYIVRQMIIDKAVKSPKGSLVDDTQMFQVYKNKQELKKIWGKAYNWKLKKVTEAVASTQGKVLTYDEKPIDASFFSTSNGKTENAEAYWKNEIPYLKSVSSKWDEKSPKFQNTKTITVSEFQQKLGVTLSQQAQVGEIVERTPGNQVAKAVINGKTLTGRDIRESLGLHSADFTWERKGQQIVITTKGYGHGVGMSQYGAHYMAQSGKKVEAIVKHYYKGIQIESADRFLNTYMAKK from the coding sequence ATGAAACCAATGATATGGACAATCGCAGGAATATGCATCATCATTTTAATGATTCCAACCTTACTCGTGTTGCCGACATTCCAAGGGAAACCCGCGGCTAGCCAACACGTAGCAGCAGAACCATCAGTTAAAAAAGAAGTGAAAGGTTCAGTCAAATTGAAGCAATCGCCCGTCTCCATTCCCGTCTATCGTTCAACTCATCAGCAGGTAGAAAACATTCCCCTAGAAGAGTATGTGATCGGTGTCGTAGCTTCTGAAATGCCAGCTGATTTTGAAATGGAGGCGCTCAAGGCACAGGCACTCGCTGCTAGAACGTATATCGTCAGACAAATGATCATCGATAAGGCCGTCAAATCACCAAAGGGCTCTCTTGTAGATGACACACAAATGTTCCAAGTCTACAAAAATAAGCAGGAACTCAAGAAAATTTGGGGGAAAGCGTACAACTGGAAATTAAAAAAGGTCACAGAAGCTGTCGCCAGCACACAAGGGAAAGTGCTGACCTATGACGAAAAACCAATTGATGCTTCTTTCTTTTCTACAAGTAATGGGAAAACTGAAAATGCAGAAGCCTATTGGAAAAATGAAATCCCTTATTTGAAAAGTGTCTCAAGTAAATGGGACGAAAAATCACCAAAATTTCAAAACACGAAGACCATCACGGTTAGTGAATTTCAGCAAAAACTAGGTGTGACCCTCAGTCAGCAGGCTCAGGTAGGAGAGATTGTAGAGCGGACACCAGGAAACCAAGTAGCAAAAGCCGTGATAAACGGTAAAACACTGACAGGCAGAGACATTCGAGAATCACTGGGACTTCACTCTGCAGATTTTACATGGGAAAGAAAGGGCCAGCAAATTGTGATCACGACAAAAGGATACGGCCATGGTGTAGGGATGAGCCAATATGGTGCGCATTATATGGCGCAGTCAGGCAAAAAAGTAGAAGCCATTGTGAAACATTATTATAAAGGGATTCAAATTGAATCAGCTGATCGTTTTCTCAACACGTATATGGCTAAAAAATAA